The genomic segment GTCACGACGGGCCCCTGGGGGCTCAGGCGGATGCCCCGGGAGAGGACATAGACCGCTCCCGCAGCCAGCAGCGTGACGAGCAGGGTGAGGAAGACGAACTGGTAGACGTAGGTCAGGAGCGGGTAGCTGAAGACATAGAAGCCCACGTCACGCTGGAAAAGGGGATCGGCGAACCCGAACGGACCCCGGTTCAGGAACCTGATGACTCCGTGCCACTGACCCGACGCCTGGCCGGCGACGAAGAGACTCAAGAGAAGGCATGCGGGCAGGAGCAGCCGCCGGTAGAGCGGCTGGATCATGAGCCAGCTCGGGAGCTGGGGGATCTCGTCTTCCAGGACGGCGAGCACGTCTTTGCCCTGGCCTGGGGCTGTCAGCCGGAGGTTGGCGTAGAGGAGGAGGAACACCAGGATCCCGGCGACGAGCCCGACGACGACCTTGGCGAAGAGAATCGTCTTGAAGACCCCGGAGAAGCCCACTTCCTGGAACCAGAGCCAGTCGGTGTAGAGGGTCACCGCCTGGCCGGCGAGCGGGAGCAGGACGAGCAGGGTGACGAGCAGGACCAGAATCGGTACACGCCTCATCGTGCGCCTCCAGCCCATATCTATAAGCTAAGCGGGGTTCCTCCGCAATCGAAATGCCAAATGCCCGATGCTGCGCTCAGGCCACATGCTCTGCTCCTCCTTTCACGGGGAGTCCACGCGAGCTGCCTCTTCCGCCTTCCCCAAGGTCACAATGAAGGTGCATTCATCCCCGGGAAGATCCAAAAGAGTTCGGAACGTGACGACCGGACCCGCTTCTCCGACCCCTGTGCGCATGAGCGGCGCAATCTGGTCCAACAGTCGAAGATAGTAATCTTCGATAGCTTGTCGCTCGCTCGGCTGGTCCATGATCGCCCGTTCGCTCGGGGTGAGGAACCCTCTGACCGTGACGACCAGGGTCTGGCCCATCTCGCCGACCTCTACCGACCGAGGGCTCAGGCGGAGCTTGCCTCGGAAAAACCCCTGGGTGAGCTCGCTGATTCGCTGCGCTAGCTCGCGACGCATCGGCGACCCCTGGAATCGCTGCGGGAAGAAACCCGGATTCGCCATGCTCGATTCACTCCGTCACATCCCCTCGAAGGGGCGCTGGCGGGGAGCCCGCGGGACGCGACGGCTCAGACCGGACGCTTGAGAGGACATCGGCTGATCACCATCGCGGTGTATCTCAGATCGGCGTGCCGCCGCAGTCGAAGTGGCCGAACCCCTTGGGTTCCCGGAAAAGCGCCAGCTGCTGGTGAGGTTTCACTTCGTGTTGACAACGGGCGCACCGTCGGCCTTTGGCTTCCCAGCGCTGCACGCACTCGCGACAGACGCCGAAGCCTCGCTCGCGGGGAGAGAAGCGCATGCTTCGTTTCGCGGCGACCTGTCCGCACGCCTCGCAGGTGGCTTTTCCGAACGGCCACATGTTCTTCCTCCTCGACGTCACCGCGGCTTTCGGACCCTCACCCCGTGAAAGAAAAGAAAGGCCGATGTCCCGCCTCGCCGGCGTCACATCGGCCTATCCTGCCCCTGGCCACCCTGTCGGGCCGGCCCTGGGCCTAATCTGCCTTCCGGGTCCGCCTGAACGTTATGTGATCAAGACGGGTTTGTCAAGGGTTCCCGTTCGGCGAAGGGAAGCCGTTTCGTCCGGCCTTCACGCGAACCTCGCCTCGATATTCTCGCTGAAAACAAAGAGGATGATCCGTTCACCCGTCCGCGTGCTCAGGTCGGAATGCATGCTGAGGACCGGCAGGCCCGTGACGTCCCGAATGCCTTTCTCCAGCCGCTCCCGGCCACTTTCCAGGAGTTTGCTCCGCACCTGCTTGATCAGCTCCGCGCCCTCGGCCTTTACGAGCTGTTGTTCCGCCGGGGTCAGGATCCCCTTGAGCCGCACGATGGCCATGTCCCTGACCAGGTCGGTCTTGACGTCGAATGGGCCTCGTCCCATGTACTCGCGCTCGAACTTCACCACGGTCTGGCTGATCAGCGCTTCTACTTGGCCCCTGGTTTTTCGAGTCATCGTCGAGCGCCCTGAGTTTCACCACCCGCTGAGTCCCCGCAGACGAGCCAGCGGAAGCCAACAACGCGCATCCGCCGGCTCCCAGCTTTGGACGATGACACGAAATCCCCCGGCGATTCAACCGGTCGGTGAGGGCGGCGCCGCCGGGCCGTCGGGCCCTTGGGGGAGGCCCCGCAGCGGCCCGAGTTAATGATGTTCCACTCCGAGCGCGGGCTTCGCCCGCGCAACCCAGCCTGGGGGAGGTTTCGGAGGGGGCCGTCGAGGCCCCCTCCGACTGCTAGATCATGAAGAGGATCAGGAGACCCAGAAGGCCCACGCTCACCAGCACCCAGTAGCCTACCGGCAGCGCGTCCACCCGCACCGGGCGCGAGAGGGCCGAGGTCGCGAGGGCTCCCCCCGCCCGGAGCAGCAACGCCCCCGCTCGCGCGCCGGCACCGGCCCAGGCCTGCCCGAGCGCCAGGACGAGCCGGCCACCCCGCCGGTACACCCAGTCCGTGTCCAGCGTCAGAGTCGGCTCGCCGCCAAGGTGACGCATGAGGAGCACGAACGTCACTCCCGTGCCCAGCAGGAGCTGGAGGGTGGCCACGACGTGCCGGCCGGTGTACGGCTCGTACTCCACGGGAAACGGGAGCCGCGCATAGAGCAGGCCCGGGGCGATCCCGATTCCGATGCAGAGGGCGGCCGCCAGCGCCATCGCCAGGCGCATGTTCCACGCCGGCTCGCAGGCGCGGAGGCCACGCTCCTCGGCGAAGAAGGTGAAGACCGGGAGCTTGAGCCCGGTGTGGAGGAAGGTGCCGACCGAGGCGAGGATCAGCATCCACTCGACGGCCGCGCGGTGCTCGGCCTCCGCGGCGGCCACGACCAGCGACTTGCTGACGAAGCCGTTGAAGAGGGGGACGCCGGAGATGGAGAAGGCCCCCACGGTGTAGAGGACGAGCGTCCACGGCATGCGCCGCCAGAGCCCGCCCAGCTCCGTGAGCTTGCTCCGCCCCGTGACGTGGAGGACCGCGCCCGAGGACATGAAGAGGAGCCCCTTGTAGAGGATATGGCAGAAGGCGTGGGCGGCCGCGCCGCTCAGCGCGAGGGGGGTCCCCAGGCCGACGCCGCACACCATGTACCCGACCTGGCTCACGATGTGGTAGGCGAGCAGCCGGCGGATGTCGTTCTCAAGCACGGCGAAGACAACGCCGTAGACCGCCATCGCCGCGCCCGCCCACACCAGGAGCTCCTCGCCCGGGAAGCCGCGCGCCAGCGCGTAGACCGCGGCCTTGGTCGTGAAGGCCGAGAGAAAGACGCTCCCGGTCACCGTTCCCTCCGGGTAGGCGTCGGTGAGCCACGCGTGAAGCGGGGGGATGGCCGCGTTGACGGCGAACCCCAGCAGGATCAGCGCGGTGGCGGCGGTCAGCGGCATCGCCTCGAAGGCCAGGCCCTCGCCGGCCGCGGCCCGGAGGAGGATCCCCGCGAGCAGGCACGCGCCCCCGAAGGCGTGCACCAGCAGGTAGCGGAAACCCGCGGCCAGGGCCCGCGCCGTGCCGCGTCCCCAGATCAGGAACGTGGAGGCGACCGCCATCACCTCCCAGCAGACGAAGAGCGTCAGGAGATCGCCGGCGAGGACGACTCCCAGGGCGGCGCCCACGTAGACGAAGGCCGCCACATGCGGGCCGCGGTCGCGCACGTGGAGGGCGAAGAGTGTCCCGAGCG from the Candidatus Rokuibacteriota bacterium genome contains:
- a CDS encoding UPF0182 family protein, whose translation is MRRVPILVLLVTLLVLLPLAGQAVTLYTDWLWFQEVGFSGVFKTILFAKVVVGLVAGILVFLLLYANLRLTAPGQGKDVLAVLEDEIPQLPSWLMIQPLYRRLLLPACLLLSLFVAGQASGQWHGVIRFLNRGPFGFADPLFQRDVGFYVFSYPLLTYVYQFVFLTLLVTLLAAGAVYVLSRGIRLSPQGPVVTPWAKGHLLTLVAALLVVKAWGYSLDRYGLLFSPGGASFGASYTDVNATLPLLNVLIALAGLAAIGCLVQIGRPGIRLALGGVVLWLAGSLLGLTAYPTVMQRFRVVPNEIAAERPYIERTIAATNRAYGLDRIEEQPFPVREELTAEVLRRNDATIENIRLWEHRPLLDSYAQLQEFRTYYTFVDADNDRYWL
- a CDS encoding DUF2294 family protein, yielding MANPGFFPQRFQGSPMRRELAQRISELTQGFFRGKLRLSPRSVEVGEMGQTLVVTVRGFLTPSERAIMDQPSERQAIEDYYLRLLDQIAPLMRTGVGEAGPVVTFRTLLDLPGDECTFIVTLGKAEEAARVDSP
- a CDS encoding DUF2294 domain-containing protein codes for the protein MTRKTRGQVEALISQTVVKFEREYMGRGPFDVKTDLVRDMAIVRLKGILTPAEQQLVKAEGAELIKQVRSKLLESGRERLEKGIRDVTGLPVLSMHSDLSTRTGERIILFVFSENIEARFA
- a CDS encoding Na(+)/H(+) antiporter subunit D, translating into MAELTHPGAVYLLGALLVALVPGRARRPLLILVPAAALALGATLGEGHRLTAAFLGQELSLLRADRLSLVFVLVFVIMGALGTLFALHVRDRGPHVAAFVYVGAALGVVLAGDLLTLFVCWEVMAVASTFLIWGRGTARALAAGFRYLLVHAFGGACLLAGILLRAAAGEGLAFEAMPLTAATALILLGFAVNAAIPPLHAWLTDAYPEGTVTGSVFLSAFTTKAAVYALARGFPGEELLVWAGAAMAVYGVVFAVLENDIRRLLAYHIVSQVGYMVCGVGLGTPLALSGAAAHAFCHILYKGLLFMSSGAVLHVTGRSKLTELGGLWRRMPWTLVLYTVGAFSISGVPLFNGFVSKSLVVAAAEAEHRAAVEWMLILASVGTFLHTGLKLPVFTFFAEERGLRACEPAWNMRLAMALAAALCIGIGIAPGLLYARLPFPVEYEPYTGRHVVATLQLLLGTGVTFVLLMRHLGGEPTLTLDTDWVYRRGGRLVLALGQAWAGAGARAGALLLRAGGALATSALSRPVRVDALPVGYWVLVSVGLLGLLILFMI